A part of Campylobacter sp. MIT 12-8780 genomic DNA contains:
- a CDS encoding superoxide dismutase → MFKLRTLPYDTSAFGQFLSEEAFSYHHGKHHKAYVDNLNKLIKDTEFENKDLFFIIKNSSAGLFNNAAQIYNHDFYFDCLSPKSDEDKINLAFKTALEKEFNSLAEFKAEFIKGASGVFGSGWFWLVYDLKDKKLKLLSTPNAATPITEARVPLLVADVWEHAYYINHRNARAAYLEAFFEYVNWEFVAKAYEWALKEGEGSVQFYINELHS, encoded by the coding sequence ATGTTTAAACTCAGAACCCTACCCTATGACACCAGCGCTTTTGGTCAATTTTTAAGTGAAGAAGCTTTTAGCTATCACCACGGCAAACACCACAAAGCCTATGTTGATAATCTTAACAAGCTTATCAAAGATACAGAATTTGAAAATAAAGATTTGTTTTTCATCATCAAAAACTCAAGTGCAGGGCTTTTTAACAATGCTGCTCAAATTTATAATCATGACTTTTATTTTGACTGCTTAAGTCCTAAAAGTGATGAAGATAAAATAAATCTTGCGTTTAAAACAGCACTTGAAAAAGAATTTAATTCACTTGCTGAATTTAAGGCTGAGTTTATCAAAGGAGCGAGCGGAGTTTTTGGCTCGGGCTGGTTTTGGTTGGTGTATGATCTTAAAGATAAAAAGCTCAAACTTTTAAGCACACCAAACGCTGCTACGCCTATTACAGAAGCAAGGGTGCCTTTGCTTGTGGCTGATGTGTGGGAACATGCGTATTATATCAACCACCGCAACGCTAGAGCGGCTTATTTGGAAGCTTTTTTTGAGTATGTGAATTGGGAATTTGTAGCTAAAGCGTATGAATGGGCTTTGAAAGAGGGCGAAGGCTCGGTGCAATTTTATATCAATGAGCTTCATTCTTGA
- a CDS encoding carbonic anhydrase, producing MQSLIKGAVKFMQEDFKEHKKLFKSLKDRQEPHTLFIGCSDSRVIPNLITNTGPGELFVVRNIANIIPPYRVANDYLATTSAIEYAVNALKVRNIIVCGHSNCGGCSALYSSEKELEKVPNVKHWLSMLEDIKNEVLSFSVAQNDEAMRSWLTEKLNLLHSLQNLLTYPGIKEALLEGKMELHAWYYIIETGEIYEYNMDLKNFTLITHKD from the coding sequence ATGCAAAGTCTCATCAAGGGTGCAGTGAAGTTTATGCAAGAAGATTTTAAGGAGCATAAAAAGCTTTTTAAAAGTCTTAAAGATAGGCAAGAACCACATACGCTTTTTATCGGCTGTTCTGATTCTAGGGTGATCCCAAATCTCATCACCAATACTGGTCCAGGTGAGCTTTTTGTCGTGCGAAATATAGCCAATATTATCCCACCTTATAGAGTGGCAAATGACTATCTAGCCACTACTTCAGCCATAGAATACGCCGTAAATGCCCTTAAAGTAAGAAATATCATCGTATGCGGACATAGCAACTGCGGTGGCTGTTCGGCACTTTATAGCAGTGAAAAAGAGCTTGAAAAGGTGCCAAATGTAAAGCATTGGCTTTCTATGCTTGAGGATATTAAAAATGAAGTGTTAAGCTTTAGTGTTGCTCAAAATGATGAGGCTATGCGTTCTTGGCTAACTGAAAAGCTAAATTTACTTCATTCTTTGCAAAATCTTTTAACCTATCCGGGTATCAAAGAGGCTTTACTAGAAGGAAAAATGGAGCTTCATGCTTGGTATTATATCATCGAAACAGGTGAAATTTATGAATATAATATGGATTTAAAAAATTTCACACTCATTACGCATAAAGATTGA
- a CDS encoding mechanosensitive ion channel family protein yields the protein MKKVIIILSIFIAFAFATEDNNESNAELFHLVQKFIVLNNELKDLNDRSDNNTSIFSEQKTSIKKQKQELLNTLPKVISAQSIDEASIKRFLEHKNKLEQEFQKLTTQNFQFAQSKIELSSLELDESFYTSLFKLESLFKKTASAKELSALLQNAQSKLQVLVEFDLSELKTRLDFKELSIINEAENKLLLKADSYDEILNYLKDNANLLESNFIFARLELQVLIDKINEFAGFDFLNTGKIIISFFILALFYVLNLFLPRLSYFMLVNSFFKHDTDAMSQEEIRAVFIEKNKKPLKLLLFFYALSVCFSIAYYPAPVLISITNVFYIIYAVLFAWLVIQILDSYGVVLLSTLAKKSEKKEVVNLIVKILYFVVVVIAILFVLAHLGFNVSAIIASLGIGGLAVALAAKDVIANFFASLMVSFDDGLNQGDWVEVAGVEGTVVEIGLRKTAIRTFDNALVYVPNSTIMNANITNWSKRRIGRHIKMILGVAYDAKAEQLEQCVKDLKAYLDKSELVAHSEDSALNKNSYKARYRQNLVSINDLEGYKNACYVSLCEFADSSINIELYFYTKAINAKDFREARQVLMLDFMRILEKNGLGFAFPSLSIYVENLKDLKNLDLKNAKA from the coding sequence ATGAAAAAAGTTATCATAATTTTAAGTATTTTTATAGCCTTTGCTTTTGCTACTGAAGATAACAACGAAAGTAATGCAGAGCTGTTTCATCTTGTGCAAAAATTTATCGTTTTAAACAATGAACTTAAGGATTTAAATGATAGAAGCGACAATAACACAAGCATTTTTAGCGAGCAAAAAACAAGTATAAAAAAACAAAAGCAAGAGCTTTTAAATACCTTGCCAAAGGTTATTTCAGCTCAAAGCATCGATGAAGCGTCCATTAAGCGTTTTTTAGAGCATAAAAACAAGCTCGAGCAAGAATTTCAAAAGCTTACAACACAGAATTTTCAATTCGCTCAAAGCAAGATTGAGCTGAGTTCTTTAGAGCTTGATGAAAGCTTTTATACATCCTTGTTTAAGCTTGAGTCATTGTTTAAAAAAACAGCGAGTGCAAAAGAGTTGAGTGCCTTGCTTCAAAATGCTCAAAGTAAATTGCAAGTTTTAGTTGAATTTGACTTAAGTGAGCTTAAAACTAGACTTGATTTTAAAGAACTTAGCATTATTAACGAGGCAGAAAATAAGCTCTTGCTTAAGGCGGATTCGTATGATGAAATTTTAAACTATCTTAAAGATAATGCAAACTTGCTTGAGAGTAATTTTATCTTTGCACGACTTGAGCTTCAAGTTTTGATAGATAAGATCAATGAATTTGCTGGCTTTGATTTTCTTAATACTGGCAAAATCATCATTTCATTTTTCATTTTAGCTCTTTTTTATGTTTTAAATCTCTTTTTGCCAAGATTGAGTTATTTTATGCTTGTAAATTCTTTCTTTAAGCATGATACAGATGCGATGAGTCAAGAAGAAATTCGAGCCGTTTTTATTGAAAAAAACAAAAAGCCTTTGAAGCTCTTGCTCTTTTTTTATGCCTTAAGTGTGTGCTTTAGTATAGCGTATTATCCAGCTCCTGTATTGATAAGCATCACGAATGTTTTTTATATTATTTATGCAGTGTTGTTTGCTTGGCTTGTGATTCAAATTTTAGATAGTTATGGGGTGGTGTTGCTTTCGACTTTGGCAAAAAAAAGCGAAAAGAAAGAAGTCGTTAATCTCATCGTTAAAATTTTATATTTTGTGGTGGTGGTTATTGCTATACTTTTTGTGCTGGCTCATCTTGGTTTTAATGTCTCAGCTATCATTGCTTCGCTTGGTATAGGTGGGCTTGCAGTGGCTTTGGCGGCAAAAGATGTGATTGCAAATTTCTTTGCTTCTTTGATGGTTTCTTTTGATGATGGTTTAAATCAAGGCGATTGGGTGGAGGTTGCAGGCGTTGAAGGAACGGTGGTTGAAATAGGACTTAGAAAAACAGCCATACGCACTTTTGATAATGCTTTGGTATATGTGCCAAACTCAACGATTATGAATGCAAACATTACAAATTGGAGCAAAAGGCGTATAGGTAGGCATATAAAGATGATTTTAGGCGTAGCGTATGATGCAAAGGCTGAACAACTAGAACAATGCGTCAAGGACTTAAAAGCTTATCTTGATAAAAGCGAGCTTGTCGCACACAGCGAAGATAGCGCTTTAAACAAAAACTCTTATAAAGCAAGATACAGACAAAATTTAGTTTCTATCAATGATCTTGAGGGGTATAAAAATGCGTGTTATGTTTCTTTGTGTGAATTTGCAGATAGCTCGATTAATATAGAGCTTTATTTTTACACTAAGGCTATCAATGCAAAGGATTTTAGAGAAGCAAGACAGGTTTTAATGCTTGATTTTATGCGGATTTTAGAAAAAAATGGGCTAGGTTTTGCTTTCCCAAGCTTGAGTATTTATGTTGAAAATTTAAAAGATTTGAAGAATTTAGACTTAAAAAATGCCAAAGCATAA
- a CDS encoding Sua5 YciO YrdC YwlC family protein, which produces MIYLAQTDTTAGFLSKDYKELNAVKNRSLSTPCLICMAEFSVLLGFTRVPNKHKNFVRKAKKTSFIYPNLKSFRVIKDHPHENFLKSHTWLFSSSANKHKKAFDEQWARHKADVIIDEELFEDTPSRILRLGRSKIRKIRSCV; this is translated from the coding sequence ATGATTTATCTTGCACAAACAGACACTACAGCGGGCTTTTTAAGCAAGGATTATAAAGAGCTCAATGCTGTTAAAAATCGCTCGTTATCAACGCCTTGCTTGATTTGTATGGCTGAGTTTTCAGTGCTTTTAGGCTTTACTCGTGTGCCAAATAAACACAAAAATTTTGTTCGAAAAGCGAAAAAAACGAGTTTTATTTATCCAAATTTAAAAAGTTTTCGCGTGATTAAAGATCATCCTCATGAAAATTTTTTAAAATCCCACACTTGGCTTTTTTCAAGTTCAGCAAACAAGCACAAAAAAGCCTTTGATGAGCAATGGGCAAGACATAAGGCTGATGTTATCATCGATGAAGAATTATTTGAGGATACGCCTTCAAGAATTTTAAGGCTTGGCAGAAGCAAGATAAGAAAAATTCGCTCCTGTGTATAA
- a CDS encoding cation diffusion facilitator family transporter, whose product MQSKSVRDNQLRQDSRENAFSLQYSNKKEQFVLKVSMFAALFLAIFGISFGMSIQSMAVIFDGFVALLSVGLGFLSVLSSRYIYKEDDDVFQYGYVRFEPMVNLFKSLVLVFVCIYAFINALHSIINGGYEVEFEAGAVYSFFAFLFSSVLFAYTLVFARRLRSDLIKVDNTEWKIDSVLYFAALLAFTLSYIANFFEYDMSFVTPYIDPVLLALLSLFLCVSPLRIACENLKDLMMIAPPELDERITKIMQNLSTEFGFSDYDTHLAKSGRFYMLEVNILTQKNFKPKSVQEFDHIRERIEKALEIPSYNIWLRVSFTADPKWL is encoded by the coding sequence ATGCAAAGTAAGAGCGTGCGAGATAATCAGCTTCGACAAGATTCAAGAGAAAATGCTTTTTCTTTGCAATACAGCAACAAAAAAGAACAATTTGTACTTAAAGTATCTATGTTTGCCGCCCTGTTTTTAGCTATCTTTGGTATCAGTTTTGGTATGAGCATACAATCAATGGCAGTGATTTTTGATGGCTTTGTCGCACTTTTAAGCGTTGGACTTGGATTTTTAAGCGTGCTTAGCTCTCGTTATATCTATAAAGAAGATGATGATGTGTTTCAATACGGCTATGTGCGTTTTGAGCCTATGGTCAATCTTTTTAAGTCTTTAGTGCTTGTTTTTGTGTGTATTTATGCGTTTATCAATGCGCTTCATAGTATCATAAATGGTGGCTATGAGGTAGAGTTTGAAGCTGGTGCAGTGTATAGCTTTTTCGCATTTTTGTTTTCTAGTGTGCTTTTTGCTTATACTTTGGTTTTTGCTAGACGCTTGCGTTCTGATTTGATTAAGGTGGATAATACTGAATGGAAGATCGATAGCGTGCTGTATTTTGCGGCTTTGCTTGCTTTTACTTTAAGTTATATAGCAAATTTTTTCGAGTATGATATGAGCTTTGTCACTCCTTATATCGATCCTGTGCTTTTGGCTTTGCTTTCTTTGTTTTTGTGCGTTTCGCCACTTCGTATTGCGTGTGAAAATTTGAAAGATTTGATGATGATCGCACCACCTGAGCTTGATGAAAGGATCACTAAGATCATGCAAAATTTAAGCACTGAGTTTGGTTTTAGTGACTATGATACGCATTTGGCAAAATCCGGACGCTTTTATATGCTTGAAGTAAATATACTTACGCAAAAAAATTTTAAGCCCAAAAGCGTGCAAGAGTTTGATCATATAAGAGAACGTATAGAAAAAGCTTTAGAAATTCCAAGTTATAATATCTGGCTTCGAGTAAGCTTTACAGCTGATCCTAAGTGGCTTTGA
- a CDS encoding Dps family protein, producing MKNVAKQLLQIQADAHSLWIKFHNYHWNVKGLQFFAIHEYTEEAYEEMAKLFDDVAERLLQIKEKALVCPKELSELAKAPKAQKDCFTTLEVLELVKEDYNYLLKEFKKLDEVASKAGDTTTSMLAQDKIAHLEKALWMLDSTLENSCKTK from the coding sequence ATGAAAAATGTAGCTAAACAACTGCTTCAAATTCAAGCTGATGCACATAGTTTGTGGATTAAGTTTCACAATTATCATTGGAATGTAAAAGGTTTGCAGTTCTTTGCAATCCACGAATACACCGAAGAAGCGTATGAAGAGATGGCAAAGCTTTTTGATGATGTTGCTGAAAGACTTTTGCAAATCAAAGAAAAAGCCCTTGTTTGCCCTAAAGAGCTTAGCGAGCTTGCTAAAGCACCAAAGGCGCAAAAAGACTGCTTTACAACTTTAGAAGTTTTAGAGCTTGTTAAGGAAGATTATAACTATCTTTTAAAAGAATTTAAAAAGCTTGATGAAGTCGCTTCAAAAGCAGGAGATACAACAACTTCAATGCTTGCTCAAGATAAAATCGCTCATCTTGAAAAAGCACTTTGGATGCTTGATTCTACTTTAGAAAATTCTTGCAAAACAAAATAA
- a CDS encoding mobilization protein, translating to MENNANNEVKEAVLSLNGSKKTIMTQKRLSFDEKTMKLIEMMLPLYKEQFDDNLNENEKITALIQVALKHLFNTDFSNKIKEFS from the coding sequence ATGGAAAATAATGCGAATAATGAAGTCAAAGAAGCGGTTTTGAGCTTAAATGGTTCTAAAAAGACTATAATGACACAAAAGAGACTTTCTTTTGATGAAAAGACTATGAAGCTCATAGAAATGATGCTGCCTCTTTATAAGGAACAATTTGATGATAACCTTAATGAAAATGAAAAAATCACTGCTTTAATTCAAGTGGCATTAAAACATCTCTTTAATACAGACTTTTCTAATAAAATTAAAGAATTTTCATAA
- a CDS encoding tyrosine-type recombinase/integrase, whose protein sequence is MKLSKNDFILDLETWSKAYFLHISALNYSKNTILLYKRVINEFIEYSLEFQDEMSIKHIKTAYIIAFLQFLEEKACNNAKKLKNGYKLSKSSKSAYVKAIRSFFAFITENNDENYTFDFAFKKIKLDNTKSEEKLIYLNEDEILRLSEYIENQKAKKSDFLSYRNALLIKLMLHAGLRISEALSVKLKDFNDQDEMYAIKILAKGGKEQFAYIDKEKIAGDLEFLSSILDNEALIMQTKNHTPLNRINAFAIINKIYEKSLISKKGLHLLRHTLAMRLTDRGVSPLVIQKILRHSNINTTTIYAKATAKNVAEVLVGF, encoded by the coding sequence ATGAAACTAAGTAAAAATGACTTTATTTTAGATTTAGAGACTTGGTCTAAGGCATATTTTTTGCATATATCAGCCCTTAACTACTCAAAAAACACAATTTTGCTATATAAGAGAGTAATTAATGAATTTATTGAGTATAGCCTTGAGTTTCAAGATGAAATGTCTATTAAGCACATAAAAACAGCTTATATCATAGCTTTCTTGCAATTTTTGGAAGAAAAAGCGTGCAATAACGCAAAAAAGCTTAAAAATGGTTATAAACTTTCAAAATCATCAAAAAGTGCTTATGTTAAAGCAATTCGTTCTTTTTTTGCTTTTATCACTGAAAATAACGATGAAAATTATACTTTTGATTTTGCCTTTAAAAAGATCAAACTTGACAATACCAAAAGCGAAGAGAAACTCATTTATCTTAATGAAGATGAAATTTTGAGATTAAGCGAGTATATAGAAAATCAAAAAGCAAAGAAAAGTGATTTTCTATCTTATAGAAATGCTTTGCTTATTAAATTAATGCTTCACGCAGGACTTAGAATAAGCGAGGCTTTAAGTGTAAAATTAAAAGACTTTAACGATCAAGATGAAATGTATGCTATTAAAATATTAGCTAAAGGTGGCAAAGAACAATTTGCTTACATAGATAAAGAAAAGATAGCTGGTGACTTAGAATTTCTAAGCAGTATTCTTGATAATGAAGCTTTGATTATGCAAACAAAAAATCATACTCCACTTAATAGAATAAATGCCTTTGCTATCATTAATAAAATTTATGAAAAAAGTCTTATATCAAAAAAAGGGTTACATTTATTAAGACACACTCTGGCAATGAGACTTACTGATAGGGGAGTTAGTCCTTTGGTTATACAAAAAATACTAAGGCATTCTAATATCAACACCACAACCATTTATGCAAAAGCCACAGCTAAAAATGTAGCAGAGGTTTTGGTGGGATTTTAA
- a CDS encoding toprim domain-containing protein, translating into MKYDLETLAHIPIKDVLEALGAVPARNGRNFHCFNVALHKDNDRNASMAVYERTNSCSCFACGISGTPINITKAFFNGDFKQAAEFLHSHFNIPTLDNNIVKQVKVAFTPKITKEKVYMIFDENKEYADIKDLDAYLSLYPRMSEAQKLKLIYTSLYRFSLKTNQKPKESYYLKRGITKLHLVDKIGFLSYNDVKTLEKYLLERFPLEDLIRFKLFSKTRKTFNYAFNIAVVPNFDLYSNMVVGFSFRSVDSSYKGAKEVNISCSDIVYPMPFGLENESLRMSKWIWICEGHIDLLSLRQYYENSDDVCFIAFNGVFAYKEEFLTLLKGKSRIVISFDKDEAGINGEKALREHLNLLRIPNLTARWDCVDGIDLNDLLCAKKLNTLTFDEAI; encoded by the coding sequence ATGAAATATGATTTGGAAACTTTAGCTCATATACCCATAAAAGATGTTTTAGAAGCTCTTGGAGCAGTTCCTGCTAGAAATGGTAGGAATTTTCATTGCTTTAATGTGGCTTTGCACAAAGATAATGATAGGAATGCTTCTATGGCAGTCTATGAAAGGACAAATTCTTGTTCTTGCTTTGCGTGCGGTATTTCAGGAACACCTATAAATATTACTAAGGCGTTTTTCAATGGGGATTTTAAACAAGCTGCCGAGTTTTTACATTCACACTTTAATATACCAACTCTTGATAATAATATTGTCAAGCAGGTTAAAGTAGCTTTTACACCAAAAATTACAAAAGAAAAAGTCTATATGATTTTTGATGAAAATAAAGAGTATGCGGACATTAAAGATTTAGATGCTTATCTTAGTCTTTATCCTAGAATGAGTGAGGCTCAAAAGCTAAAACTTATTTATACTTCTTTATATAGGTTTTCACTTAAAACCAATCAAAAACCAAAAGAAAGTTATTATCTCAAACGAGGTATTACCAAACTTCATTTGGTAGATAAAATAGGCTTTTTAAGTTACAATGATGTCAAAACCTTAGAAAAATACTTACTAGAACGCTTTCCTTTAGAAGATTTAATCCGCTTTAAGCTTTTCTCAAAAACAAGGAAGACTTTTAATTATGCTTTTAATATAGCTGTTGTGCCAAATTTTGATTTATATTCAAATATGGTTGTAGGCTTTTCTTTTAGAAGTGTAGATAGTTCTTATAAGGGAGCTAAAGAAGTTAATATTTCTTGCTCTGATATAGTCTATCCTATGCCTTTTGGCTTAGAAAATGAAAGCTTGAGAATGTCTAAGTGGATATGGATTTGCGAGGGACACATCGACTTGCTTTCTTTAAGGCAATATTATGAAAATTCAGATGATGTATGCTTTATCGCTTTTAATGGTGTATTTGCTTATAAAGAAGAGTTTTTAACCTTATTAAAAGGCAAGAGTAGAATAGTGATAAGTTTTGACAAAGATGAGGCTGGTATTAATGGCGAAAAGGCACTAAGAGAACATTTAAATTTACTTAGAATACCTAATCTCACTGCAAGGTGGGACTGTGTAGATGGGATAGACTTAAATGATTTATTGTGTGCCAAAAAGTTAAATACCCTAACATTTGATGAAGCTATCTAG
- the bet gene encoding phage recombination protein Bet, with amino-acid sequence MSNLQIIKHTTDTWLNKEEIEFVKKQFFPQTANELDIAYCLEIAKQFNLNPITKQIFFVPRRAKNDNGVWIEKVEPLVGRDGFLAIAHKSGEFGGIVTKAFIKEVPKLINNKWKMESDLVAVCEVFKKGCEKPFIVEVAYGEYVQLTKEGKPTQFWQSKPETMIKKVAESQALRKAFNISGLMALEEVGIGTQNANGEIVIDAQTIEASVDIQAENAKLIKEEQVALEALGLKYEYKEGWIKVIGSTYGLSDTLIGLNYSFYKDKGIWAKKLTA; translated from the coding sequence ATGTCAAATTTACAAATCATCAAACATACTACCGATACTTGGCTAAACAAAGAAGAAATAGAATTTGTTAAAAAACAATTCTTTCCTCAAACAGCAAATGAGCTTGATATTGCTTATTGCTTAGAAATTGCCAAACAATTCAATCTTAACCCTATCACAAAACAAATCTTTTTTGTCCCTCGTAGAGCTAAAAACGATAATGGTGTATGGATAGAAAAGGTTGAACCTCTTGTTGGTAGAGATGGCTTTTTAGCTATAGCTCATAAATCAGGAGAATTTGGTGGTATAGTCACAAAGGCTTTCATCAAGGAAGTTCCTAAGCTTATAAATAATAAGTGGAAAATGGAAAGTGATCTGGTTGCAGTTTGCGAGGTTTTTAAAAAAGGTTGTGAAAAACCATTTATTGTTGAAGTGGCATACGGAGAATATGTCCAATTAACAAAAGAGGGTAAGCCTACACAATTTTGGCAGAGTAAGCCTGAAACAATGATAAAAAAAGTTGCAGAGTCTCAAGCCTTGCGTAAAGCTTTTAATATCAGTGGTTTAATGGCTCTTGAAGAAGTTGGCATTGGCACGCAAAATGCAAATGGAGAAATAGTGATTGATGCTCAAACCATTGAAGCAAGTGTAGATATACAAGCTGAGAATGCAAAACTCATTAAAGAAGAGCAAGTTGCTTTAGAAGCACTTGGTCTTAAATATGAGTATAAGGAGGGTTGGATTAAGGTTATAGGTTCTACTTATGGGCTTAGCGATACTCTTATAGGTCTTAATTATTCTTTTTACAAGGATAAAGGCATTTGGGCTAAAAAACTCACTGCTTAA
- a CDS encoding PD-(D/E)XK nuclease family protein, which produces MSNQTSVNKFEAFIAMNLPKALKKASEDSLGDRSTYVGSSDIGGCLRKAYLDKISETNYDLATLIRFQRGHISENIVAAMLDGLNYDKQVECKSEFEGFELKSHIDFLLKAPKELVIVEAKSVQSEVDAPYPSWVFQVQYQLHLLKQSTNKPLRAFVIALNINTGWHKVFDVPYNATLAELALSNAKKLIQALQTKVEPEPKEQLYCSTCPHKASCPLLTKGVQTLSDDTLTLGRKLTELHAKKKEVEKALEEAKAEFEELMRSLELSKVKVDENFISLTKDSTSVSFDTKALKDSEPELYESLYAKYQKTTNRKGYLSIK; this is translated from the coding sequence ATGTCAAATCAAACTTCAGTAAATAAATTTGAAGCATTTATTGCTATGAATTTACCTAAAGCACTTAAAAAAGCAAGTGAAGATAGTTTAGGCGATAGAAGCACTTATGTTGGTTCATCTGACATTGGTGGTTGCTTACGCAAAGCCTATTTAGATAAAATTTCAGAAACAAATTATGATTTAGCAACACTAATCAGGTTTCAGCGTGGACATATTTCTGAAAATATAGTTGCTGCTATGCTTGATGGATTAAATTATGATAAACAAGTTGAGTGCAAAAGCGAATTTGAGGGCTTTGAGCTAAAATCTCATATTGATTTTTTGCTTAAAGCTCCAAAAGAATTGGTAATAGTTGAGGCTAAAAGCGTGCAAAGTGAAGTTGACGCCCCTTATCCATCTTGGGTATTTCAGGTGCAATATCAGCTTCATCTTTTAAAACAAAGCACAAATAAGCCTTTAAGAGCCTTTGTTATTGCATTAAATATTAACACGGGTTGGCATAAGGTTTTTGATGTGCCTTATAACGCTACTCTAGCTGAACTTGCACTTAGCAATGCTAAAAAATTAATTCAAGCTTTGCAAACAAAAGTAGAACCTGAACCTAAAGAACAGCTGTATTGCTCAACTTGCCCTCATAAAGCAAGTTGTCCTCTACTCACTAAAGGAGTGCAAACTCTTAGTGATGATACTTTGACACTTGGCAGAAAACTCACTGAGCTTCACGCTAAGAAAAAAGAAGTAGAAAAAGCTTTAGAAGAAGCAAAAGCCGAATTTGAAGAGCTAATGAGGTCTTTAGAATTAAGCAAGGTTAAAGTTGATGAAAATTTTATTTCACTCACTAAGGATAGCACTAGCGTGAGTTTTGATACAAAGGCTTTAAAAGACAGCGAACCTGAGCTTTATGAAAGTCTTTATGCAAAGTATCAAAAAACAACAAACCGCAAGGGTTATCTAAGCATTAAGTAA
- a CDS encoding coiled-coil domain-containing protein, which produces MQKDYLSDGAKALVAIFIKEQTEESAIKMLNEISRQNVLSSENIKNIAIDEIRKELWNLVTKDEFKAEIRALRTEILATKNELKAEIAEVRTEIAEVKAELKAEIAEVRTEIAEVRTEIAEVKAELKAEIAEVRTELKEDINKLKYQGIFWLIGTAVATVVTIVGAVWAMLSFALSNIA; this is translated from the coding sequence ATGCAAAAAGATTATTTAAGTGATGGTGCCAAAGCTCTTGTAGCAATTTTTATTAAAGAACAAACTGAAGAATCAGCCATTAAAATGCTCAATGAGATAAGCAGGCAAAATGTTCTTAGTTCTGAAAATATAAAAAATATTGCTATAGATGAAATTCGCAAAGAGCTTTGGAATCTCGTAACAAAAGATGAGTTTAAAGCTGAGATTAGAGCTTTAAGGACTGAGATTTTAGCTACTAAAAATGAGTTAAAAGCTGAAATTGCTGAAGTAAGGACTGAAATTGCTGAAGTAAAAGCTGAACTTAAAGCTGAAATTGCTGAAGTAAGGACTGAAATTGCTGAAGTAAGGACTGAAATTGCTGAAGTAAAAGCTGAACTTAAAGCTGAAATTGCTGAAGTAAGGACTGAGCTTAAAGAAGACATCAATAAGCTTAAGTATCAAGGTATTTTTTGGCTTATAGGCACTGCTGTTGCTACTGTTGTAACTATAGTCGGTGCAGTTTGGGCAATGCTTTCATTTGCTTTAAGCAATATCGCTTAA
- a CDS encoding single-stranded DNA-binding protein, which translates to MFNQIQVLGNLTKDIELSYTQSGNAFAKGSVASNRKYKTKDGEERQETTFLNFIASGKIAEICNQYLKKGSKVFMTGRLSQNNYTDKNGNSQTSYQIVVEKIQFLDVKPQSNSNASNQATQPNANHQGVKQAPAPVTSNIEFNDIDPDNLQREGEELPF; encoded by the coding sequence ATGTTCAATCAAATCCAAGTTTTAGGTAATCTTACAAAAGATATAGAGTTGAGTTATACTCAATCAGGAAATGCTTTTGCAAAAGGTTCAGTTGCTTCCAATCGTAAATATAAAACCAAAGATGGCGAAGAAAGACAAGAAACAACATTCTTGAATTTCATTGCTAGTGGTAAAATTGCTGAAATATGCAATCAATACCTTAAAAAAGGTTCTAAAGTATTTATGACAGGTCGCTTATCTCAAAATAACTATACTGATAAAAATGGCAATAGTCAAACTTCTTATCAGATAGTTGTTGAGAAAATTCAATTCCTTGATGTAAAGCCACAAAGCAATAGTAATGCTTCTAATCAAGCTACTCAGCCAAATGCTAATCATCAAGGTGTAAAACAAGCTCCTGCTCCTGTTACTTCTAATATTGAATTTAACGATATAGATCCTGATAATCTTCAACGAGAGGGAGAGGAACTTCCTTTTTAG